Proteins co-encoded in one Polaromonas vacuolata genomic window:
- a CDS encoding YceH family protein, protein MTIRTLTPIEARVLATLMEKARTVPDSYPLSLNTLVLGCNQKSSREPLMEINDDEARQALTSLKTQSLVFEASSSRVPRFEHNFQRGSGSSETQSVVMGLLMLRGPQTPAELRTNGDRWHRFADNAAIEGVLQELQQRGDDGGQPMVQKLPRMPGAREQRWVHLLCGEPDLQALAASLPHKEESSELIARLTALENSVAQLKADNNALRHQLLDISEQLGITFKTGVTTLTS, encoded by the coding sequence ATGACCATACGAACACTCACCCCTATTGAAGCCCGTGTACTCGCAACCTTGATGGAGAAAGCACGCACAGTACCTGACAGCTACCCTTTGAGTCTGAACACACTGGTACTGGGTTGCAACCAAAAATCCAGCCGCGAGCCCTTAATGGAAATCAACGACGACGAGGCTCGCCAAGCACTCACCAGCCTGAAAACCCAAAGCCTGGTGTTTGAAGCCAGCTCCAGCCGCGTACCGCGCTTTGAGCACAATTTTCAGCGCGGCAGCGGCAGTAGCGAAACCCAATCCGTCGTGATGGGCTTACTCATGCTGCGCGGACCACAAACACCAGCAGAGCTGCGCACCAATGGAGACCGCTGGCACCGTTTCGCAGACAACGCAGCGATTGAGGGCGTGTTGCAAGAGTTGCAACAACGCGGCGACGACGGCGGCCAACCGATGGTGCAAAAACTGCCGCGTATGCCGGGCGCGCGCGAACAGCGTTGGGTCCATCTGCTGTGTGGCGAGCCCGATCTGCAAGCACTGGCAGCGAGCCTGCCCCATAAAGAAGAAAGCTCAGAATTAATCGCACGCCTGACAGCCTTAGAAAACAGCGTGGCTCAACTTAAAGCCGACAACAACGCGCTTCGCCATCAACTCTTAGACATCAGCGAGCAACTGGGCATCACATTTAAGACCGGAGTCACCACCTTGACAAGCTAA
- the purN gene encoding phosphoribosylglycinamide formyltransferase: MDSHKKNIVILISGSGSNMACIVQAARREQWHKRFDAQIACVISNRPNAEGLSLADKLGLANQVLDHQLFASRQAFDAELMQLIDRWQPALVVLAGFMRILTPDFVEHYAGRMLNIHPSLLPAFTGLHTHQRAIDAGCKVAGATVHQVVAELDHGPILAQAVVPVVAGDTAQSLAARVLSQEHLLYPKAIREWLERA, from the coding sequence ATGGATAGTCACAAGAAAAACATTGTTATTTTGATATCTGGCAGTGGCTCAAATATGGCTTGCATTGTGCAGGCTGCCCGGCGTGAGCAGTGGCATAAGCGTTTTGATGCGCAGATTGCTTGCGTGATCAGCAACCGGCCGAATGCCGAGGGTTTGTCGCTTGCCGACAAGTTGGGGCTGGCCAATCAGGTGCTGGATCACCAGCTATTTGCTTCGCGCCAAGCTTTTGATGCTGAGCTGATGCAGCTGATCGATAGGTGGCAGCCGGCGCTGGTGGTGCTGGCTGGTTTTATGCGTATTCTCACGCCAGATTTCGTAGAGCATTACGCCGGCCGCATGCTCAATATTCATCCGTCATTGCTGCCTGCGTTTACCGGCTTACACACGCATCAACGCGCGATTGATGCTGGTTGCAAGGTTGCAGGGGCCACCGTTCACCAAGTAGTCGCCGAGCTCGATCACGGACCGATACTGGCTCAAGCTGTGGTGCCGGTAGTTGCCGGAGACACTGCGCAAAGCCTGGCTGCGCGCGTTCTGAGTCAAGAGCATTTGCTCTATCCAAAAGCGATTCGGGAATGGCTGGAGAGGGCTTGA
- a CDS encoding fasciclin domain-containing protein, with the protein MQTKHKIASIGLAIAMTMGAASAFAQVMVGGASMLPTKDIIDNAVNSKDHTTLVAAVKAAGLVDTLKSAGPFTVFAPTNEAFAALPAGTVDTLLKPENKATLSGILTYHVVAGKMDAAALTKAIKAGGGSASLKTVAGGTLIAKAAMGGVTITDEKGDVAKVTIADVYQSNGVIHVINKVMLPK; encoded by the coding sequence ATGCAAACAAAACACAAAATCGCTTCTATTGGCCTGGCTATCGCAATGACTATGGGCGCCGCTTCGGCTTTTGCTCAAGTGATGGTGGGCGGCGCTTCTATGCTGCCGACTAAGGACATCATTGACAATGCTGTCAATTCAAAAGACCACACCACACTGGTTGCTGCTGTTAAGGCCGCCGGTCTGGTTGATACCCTGAAAAGTGCCGGTCCTTTCACCGTTTTTGCACCTACTAACGAAGCTTTCGCTGCACTGCCAGCCGGTACAGTTGACACCTTGCTCAAGCCAGAAAACAAAGCCACGCTCAGCGGCATTTTGACCTACCACGTTGTGGCTGGAAAAATGGATGCTGCAGCACTGACCAAAGCGATTAAGGCTGGCGGCGGTTCGGCTTCACTCAAGACAGTTGCTGGCGGTACCTTGATTGCTAAGGCAGCAATGGGCGGCGTGACTATTACTGACGAAAAAGGCGATGTTGCCAAGGTCACTATTGCAGACGTATACCAGTCAAATGGCGTGATTCACGTGATCAACAAAGTGATGTTGCCTAAGTAA
- the mdeB gene encoding alpha-ketoglutarate dehydrogenase, producing the protein MNNTPPKHLPSPTLTRATQDTVDNDPEETAEWCQAFEALAATQGPERAKHMLNELSRLARQHRIGWQPELETPYINSIDVDEQPVFPGDLAMEERLASLMRWNALAMVVRANQVETGGSAELGGHIASYASAADLFETGFNHFFHAREGLGANEHRGDLVFLQPHSAPGVYARAFLEGRLSEQDLGFYRQELSAASQGARGLSSYPHPYLMPDFWQFPTGSMGIGPISSIYHARFMRYLTHRRLLDCSGRKVWGVFGDGEMDEPESMSALTLAAREGLDNMVWVVNCNLQRLDGPVRGNGRIIDELEKLFAGAGWNVIKLVWGSDWDGLFARDLTGALVKAFAQTVDGQMQTFAAKDGRFNRDSFFGQNPELARLAQGMTDDQIDHLKRGGHDLVKIHAAYAKAAAHKGQPTVILAHTKKGYGMGSAGQGKMTTHSQKKFDGNELLAFRNRFNLPLSDEQASNLAFYKPAKDSAEMQYMHARRKALGGYLPKRDTTADPIAIPSLSAYASFALAPAGKEMSTTMAFVRMLGGLLKDPLLGQRIVPIVADEARTFGMANLFKQVGIYSSLGQRYAPEDIGSVLSYREAMDGQILEEGISEAGALASWTAAATSYSVHALAMLPFYIYYSMFGFQRVGDQIWAAADQRARGFLLGATSGRTTLGGEGLQHQDGSSHLMAATIPNCKAYDPAFAGELAIILDRGMREMMFEQQDVFYYITLMNENYAQPDLPAGIEDQVIRGCYKFADYPASNNTANAKVSLMGSGAILTEVIKAAALLTAQGVSVTVYSVTSWSELARDGAACQQKALNGGDTSERPFVTQQLDSSQGPIIAATDYVRAVPESIRAFLPKGRSFITLGTDGFGRSDTRAALREFFGVNAKSIASAAMHQLTAPE; encoded by the coding sequence ATGAACAATACTCCACCCAAGCATCTCCCAAGCCCAACTCTGACGCGAGCTACCCAAGACACGGTCGATAACGACCCCGAGGAAACCGCAGAATGGTGTCAAGCCTTCGAAGCCTTGGCTGCAACACAAGGCCCAGAACGTGCCAAACACATGCTTAACGAATTGAGCCGTCTAGCGCGCCAACACCGAATCGGCTGGCAGCCTGAGCTGGAAACGCCTTACATCAACAGCATAGATGTGGATGAGCAACCGGTTTTCCCGGGAGATTTGGCGATGGAGGAAAGACTCGCTTCTCTCATGCGCTGGAACGCACTGGCCATGGTGGTGCGCGCCAATCAGGTGGAAACCGGTGGCTCAGCCGAGCTAGGCGGCCATATCGCCAGTTACGCCAGCGCAGCCGATTTATTTGAAACCGGCTTTAACCATTTCTTTCATGCCCGCGAAGGCCTTGGCGCAAACGAGCACAGGGGCGACTTGGTGTTTTTGCAGCCGCACAGCGCACCCGGCGTTTACGCCAGAGCTTTTCTAGAAGGCCGACTCAGCGAGCAAGACCTAGGCTTTTACCGCCAAGAACTTAGCGCCGCCAGCCAAGGCGCGCGGGGTTTAAGCAGCTATCCCCACCCCTATCTCATGCCAGACTTCTGGCAGTTTCCCACTGGCTCCATGGGCATAGGACCTATCAGCTCGATCTACCATGCGCGCTTTATGCGCTACCTCACGCACCGTCGATTGTTAGATTGCAGCGGCCGCAAGGTTTGGGGCGTGTTTGGAGACGGTGAGATGGATGAGCCCGAATCCATGAGTGCTCTGACTTTGGCCGCACGCGAGGGTCTGGACAACATGGTCTGGGTGGTGAACTGCAATTTACAGCGCCTAGACGGCCCAGTGCGGGGCAACGGCCGCATCATTGATGAGCTTGAAAAACTGTTTGCAGGCGCTGGCTGGAACGTCATCAAGCTTGTCTGGGGCAGCGACTGGGATGGCCTGTTTGCACGCGACTTGACGGGCGCACTGGTCAAAGCTTTTGCGCAAACGGTAGACGGCCAGATGCAGACTTTTGCCGCCAAGGATGGGCGCTTTAACCGGGACAGTTTCTTTGGTCAAAATCCAGAGCTGGCAAGGCTTGCCCAAGGCATGACGGACGATCAGATCGACCACCTCAAGCGCGGCGGCCATGATTTAGTCAAAATCCACGCGGCTTATGCAAAGGCTGCAGCCCATAAAGGCCAACCCACTGTGATTTTGGCCCATACCAAAAAAGGTTATGGCATGGGCAGCGCCGGTCAAGGCAAGATGACTACCCATTCGCAGAAAAAATTCGATGGTAACGAACTACTGGCTTTTCGCAATCGCTTTAACCTGCCCTTGAGCGACGAGCAAGCCAGCAATCTGGCTTTTTACAAACCAGCAAAAGACAGTGCAGAAATGCAATACATGCACGCACGCCGCAAAGCTTTGGGCGGCTACTTGCCCAAGCGCGACACAACGGCTGATCCAATAGCCATTCCGTCCTTAAGCGCATACGCCAGCTTTGCACTAGCCCCAGCCGGTAAAGAAATGAGCACCACCATGGCCTTTGTGCGTATGTTGGGCGGTCTTCTCAAAGACCCGTTGTTAGGCCAACGCATAGTGCCGATAGTGGCCGATGAAGCGCGCACCTTCGGCATGGCCAACTTATTTAAGCAAGTTGGTATTTACTCCAGTCTCGGCCAGCGCTATGCACCCGAAGACATTGGCTCGGTGCTGAGTTACCGGGAAGCCATGGACGGCCAGATTTTGGAAGAAGGCATTAGCGAAGCCGGTGCATTGGCCAGTTGGACGGCAGCGGCCACCAGCTATAGCGTGCATGCCTTGGCCATGTTGCCTTTTTATATTTATTACTCAATGTTTGGCTTTCAGCGTGTGGGCGACCAAATTTGGGCTGCAGCCGACCAACGCGCGCGCGGCTTTTTACTCGGCGCGACCTCGGGACGTACCACGCTGGGCGGTGAAGGTTTGCAGCACCAAGACGGCAGCAGCCACTTAATGGCGGCCACTATTCCCAACTGCAAAGCCTACGATCCCGCTTTTGCAGGAGAGTTAGCGATTATTTTGGACCGCGGCATGCGGGAGATGATGTTCGAGCAGCAAGATGTTTTCTACTACATAACCTTGATGAACGAGAACTACGCACAGCCAGACCTTCCTGCTGGGATAGAGGACCAAGTCATACGCGGTTGCTATAAATTTGCTGACTACCCCGCCAGCAATAACACGGCCAACGCCAAAGTCAGCTTAATGGGCTCGGGCGCGATTCTCACCGAAGTCATCAAAGCCGCCGCTTTGCTCACCGCCCAAGGCGTCAGCGTCACGGTCTACAGCGTGACCAGCTGGAGTGAGCTGGCCAGAGACGGTGCAGCCTGCCAGCAAAAAGCATTAAACGGTGGCGATACCTCTGAACGCCCATTCGTCACGCAGCAACTAGACTCAAGCCAGGGACCCATCATTGCGGCCACCGACTATGTGCGTGCAGTGCCGGAAAGCATTCGAGCCTTCCTGCCCAAGGGCAGAAGCTTTATCACATTGGGCACAGACGGCTTTGGCCGCAGTGACACGCGCGCTGCGCTGCGTGAATTTTTTGGTGTGAATGCCAAAAGCATAGCCAGCGCGGCCATGCACCAACTCACTGCGCCTGAGTAA
- a CDS encoding Lrp/AsnC family transcriptional regulator: MQLDNTDLKILDELQRDGSLSNTELAKRVHLSASPCLVRVRAMEESGVIDRYVAIANASALGLGLSVFISISLRTQSKQALAEFERLIAEHDEVMECYLMTGDSDYLIRVAVADLAALERFILDQLTPIPGIEKIRSSFALKQVRYKTALPLYGLGK; the protein is encoded by the coding sequence ATGCAACTTGATAACACCGATTTAAAGATTCTTGATGAGCTTCAACGCGACGGCTCACTGTCCAATACTGAGTTGGCCAAGCGGGTGCATTTAAGCGCTTCGCCGTGCTTGGTGCGGGTCAGAGCAATGGAAGAGTCCGGGGTGATAGACCGCTATGTCGCCATCGCCAATGCTTCAGCATTGGGTTTGGGTTTGAGCGTTTTTATCTCGATTAGCCTGCGCACTCAAAGCAAACAAGCGCTGGCAGAGTTCGAGCGTTTGATTGCGGAGCACGACGAGGTGATGGAGTGCTACCTGATGACTGGCGACAGCGACTACTTGATTCGTGTGGCTGTAGCTGATTTGGCGGCGCTAGAGCGCTTTATCCTCGATCAGCTCACGCCGATTCCGGGGATAGAGAAAATTCGCTCTAGCTTTGCGCTTAAACAAGTGCGCTATAAAACCGCCTTGCCTTTGTATGGCTTGGGCAAATAA
- a CDS encoding peptide chain release factor 3 produces the protein MSEITAIEKQVKRRRTFAIISHPDAGKTTLTEKLLLFSGAIQIAGSVKARKAARHATSDWMEIEKQRGISVASSVMQMEYRDCVINLLDTPGHQDFSEDTYRVLTAVDAALMVIDAANGVEPQTRRLLQVCRARNTPILTFVNKMDREVQDPISVMDEIERELGMTVVPFTWPVGMGKLFHGVYDRREDRMRVFSPGEDKAGGDDEILSGLENAEAARRFGDEYTQAKGEIELVAGATPEFNREEFLAGRQTPMFFGSAINNFGVQEVLDALVDLAPAPANREAMQRVVHPEEKKFSGVVFKIQANMDPAHRDRIAFLRVASGEFTRGMRLKVVRSGKELRPNTVVSFMSQRRELLDTAFAGDIIGIPNHGVLQLGDTLTEGEALQFTGLPFFAPEMFRAVEVADPLRSKQLRAGLTQLGEEGAIQVFRPIGGSLLLLGAVGQLQFEVVAHRLEHEYGVKARILSSHFNLARWVTAEDPNELKKFMEANAHRVALDAVDAPTLLVDHSATLRAVEQQWPKIRFHALREHAGLVFQSKM, from the coding sequence ATGTCCGAAATCACCGCCATCGAAAAACAAGTCAAACGCCGCCGTACGTTTGCCATCATCTCCCACCCAGACGCAGGTAAAACCACGTTAACCGAGAAACTACTGCTGTTCTCCGGTGCGATTCAAATCGCTGGCAGCGTTAAAGCCCGCAAGGCCGCACGCCATGCAACCTCTGACTGGATGGAGATCGAAAAGCAGCGCGGCATATCGGTTGCCAGCTCAGTGATGCAGATGGAATACCGCGACTGCGTGATCAATCTGCTCGACACTCCGGGCCACCAAGACTTCTCAGAAGATACCTATCGCGTGCTAACTGCTGTCGATGCCGCCTTGATGGTGATTGACGCTGCCAACGGCGTAGAACCCCAAACACGGCGCCTGCTGCAAGTGTGTCGTGCACGCAACACTCCCATTTTGACCTTCGTCAACAAGATGGACCGCGAAGTTCAAGATCCCATCAGCGTGATGGATGAAATTGAGCGCGAATTAGGCATGACTGTCGTGCCCTTTACCTGGCCAGTCGGCATGGGCAAGTTGTTTCACGGCGTCTACGACAGACGCGAAGACCGTATGCGCGTGTTTAGCCCCGGCGAAGACAAGGCTGGCGGCGACGACGAGATTTTGTCGGGCCTAGAAAACGCAGAAGCGGCCCGACGCTTTGGCGACGAATACACCCAAGCCAAAGGCGAAATCGAACTAGTTGCCGGTGCCACGCCAGAATTTAACCGCGAAGAATTTTTAGCCGGCCGCCAGACACCGATGTTTTTTGGCTCAGCGATTAACAACTTCGGCGTGCAAGAAGTGCTGGACGCCTTAGTCGACTTAGCACCCGCACCGGCCAACCGCGAAGCCATGCAGCGCGTAGTCCATCCTGAAGAAAAGAAGTTTTCTGGCGTAGTTTTTAAAATTCAAGCCAATATGGACCCGGCCCATCGTGACCGGATTGCCTTTTTACGCGTCGCCAGCGGCGAGTTCACACGCGGCATGCGCTTAAAGGTTGTTCGCAGCGGCAAAGAGCTAAGGCCCAACACCGTGGTGAGCTTTATGAGCCAACGCCGCGAATTGTTAGATACCGCTTTTGCCGGCGACATCATAGGTATACCCAACCACGGCGTGCTACAACTCGGTGACACGCTAACTGAAGGCGAAGCCTTGCAGTTCACCGGCCTGCCCTTTTTTGCGCCAGAGATGTTTCGTGCTGTTGAAGTCGCCGACCCGCTGCGCAGCAAACAACTGCGTGCCGGTCTGACGCAATTGGGTGAAGAAGGCGCGATTCAGGTTTTCCGCCCAATTGGCGGCTCGTTGCTGCTACTGGGCGCGGTTGGACAACTTCAGTTTGAAGTCGTTGCACACCGGCTTGAGCATGAATACGGCGTCAAAGCCCGAATCCTCTCCAGCCACTTCAACTTGGCACGCTGGGTAACCGCAGAAGATCCAAACGAATTAAAGAAATTCATGGAAGCCAACGCGCACCGTGTGGCCTTGGATGCAGTCGACGCGCCTACGCTGCTGGTAGACCACAGCGCCACGCTGCGCGCGGTCGAGCAGCAGTGGCCCAAGATTCGCTTTCATGCGCTACGTGAACATGCGGGACTGGTGTTTCAGTCAAAAATGTAA
- a CDS encoding DUF1653 domain-containing protein: MSDEMPILIQTPPGLYRHYKGMLYRVEGTVRHSETLEPMTLYRALYGEHGLWVRPAAMFNEEVVIDGVRQPRFSRQAD, from the coding sequence ATGTCCGATGAAATGCCCATCCTGATTCAGACCCCGCCCGGCCTTTACCGTCATTACAAGGGCATGCTTTACCGTGTCGAGGGCACAGTGCGCCACAGCGAAACTCTAGAACCCATGACGCTATACCGCGCGCTTTATGGCGAACACGGCCTGTGGGTACGCCCTGCTGCTATGTTCAATGAAGAAGTGGTGATTGACGGCGTGCGCCAGCCCCGTTTTAGCCGCCAAGCCGACTAA
- a CDS encoding RsmB/NOP family class I SAM-dependent RNA methyltransferase, translating into MHPKALLDSCSELLKQVLRFDHPADMVLSRYFREFRLGPRERATIAETIYGVLRKKNLYAYLAQHGSGPPERRLAILGFTSDREYLSSALTDQELDWLQRCDQVLPEDLMELHRHNLPQWLVDPLKEQLGADFWPLVESLNAPAGLDMRVNTLKDKRADVQKELLKVGLKTTATPYSPWGLRLADKSQLGKLDAFTRGAIEVQDEGSQLLALLVDAKRGEMVVDFCAGAGGKTLAIGAAMRNTGRLYAFDTSAHRLEALKPRLARSGLSNVHPVAIAHERDDRIKRLAGKIDRVLVDSPCSGLGTLRRNPDLKWRQNPKAIEELTAKQTAILQSAARLLKPGGRLVYATCSILREENEAIAEAFSLANPGFTLMEAGPILTHMGVEHADTLVRGPYLRLWPYLHQTDGFFAAVWQKEL; encoded by the coding sequence ATGCATCCAAAAGCCCTCCTCGATAGTTGTTCCGAGCTGCTCAAGCAAGTACTCAGATTTGATCACCCCGCCGACATGGTTTTGTCGCGCTATTTCCGTGAGTTTCGTCTCGGGCCGCGTGAGCGCGCCACGATAGCTGAAACCATTTACGGTGTACTGCGCAAGAAAAACCTTTACGCTTATTTAGCCCAGCACGGTAGTGGCCCGCCAGAGCGGCGCTTAGCTATCTTGGGCTTTACCAGCGACAGGGAATATCTCTCTAGCGCGCTAACCGACCAAGAACTTGACTGGCTGCAACGCTGCGATCAGGTCTTGCCCGAAGACTTGATGGAACTACACCGCCACAATTTGCCGCAATGGCTGGTTGATCCGCTCAAAGAGCAGTTGGGCGCAGACTTTTGGCCATTGGTTGAAAGCCTGAACGCACCCGCTGGTTTGGACATGCGCGTCAATACCCTTAAAGACAAACGTGCTGATGTGCAAAAAGAATTGCTCAAAGTCGGCTTGAAAACCACGGCAACGCCTTATTCCCCTTGGGGCCTGCGCTTAGCTGACAAATCACAGTTGGGCAAGCTAGATGCCTTTACCCGCGGCGCTATTGAAGTGCAAGACGAGGGCTCGCAACTATTGGCTTTGCTAGTTGACGCCAAGCGCGGTGAGATGGTGGTGGACTTTTGCGCCGGCGCCGGTGGCAAAACGCTGGCGATTGGCGCTGCCATGCGCAATACCGGCCGTCTTTATGCGTTTGATACGTCAGCGCATAGGCTGGAAGCCCTTAAGCCGCGGCTGGCGCGCAGCGGTTTGTCAAACGTTCATCCGGTTGCGATAGCGCATGAGCGTGACGACCGCATCAAGCGTTTAGCTGGCAAGATTGATCGTGTGTTGGTTGATTCGCCTTGTTCGGGGTTGGGCACTTTGCGCCGTAACCCGGATTTGAAATGGCGTCAAAACCCCAAGGCAATTGAAGAGTTAACCGCCAAGCAAACCGCTATTTTGCAAAGCGCTGCCAGATTGCTCAAGCCTGGCGGTCGCTTGGTTTATGCCACTTGCAGTATATTGCGCGAAGAAAACGAAGCCATCGCCGAGGCTTTTAGCCTAGCCAATCCCGGTTTTACCCTAATGGAAGCCGGGCCAATACTGACGCATATGGGTGTGGAGCATGCTGACACTTTGGTGCGCGGCCCCTACCTTCGCCTGTGGCCTTACCTGCACCAGACGGACGGGTTTTTTGCTGCAGTTTGGCAAAAAGAGCTGTAA
- a CDS encoding acyl-CoA desaturase has translation MIFFDAAVEWLAHGLLAATWWQIVLYTLVTTHITIASVTIYLHRHQAHRSMDLHAIPSHFFRLWLWLATGQVTKEWVSIHRKHHAKCETSEDPHSPHAHGIKTVFWKGAELYRAESKNRETMAKFGHGTPNDWIERNLYTRYSWQGVGLMMIINLALFGVAGLSVWAIQMVWIPVTAAGIINGIGHYWGYRNFEAPDASTNISPWGIMIGGEELHNNHHTYPTSAKFSVKPYEFDIGWFYIRALERVGLATVKKVPPKLQVGSLKAVADEKTLQALIAHRYEVMAGFARELRLAGKAEIAVLKAKKADFSVLLAANRWLHRDADKVPAAAVSQVAQARAEHPILDKMVTMREELRVMWMSTSASSEQLASDLQAWCRRAENSGIAALHEFSVKLRTARA, from the coding sequence ATGATCTTTTTCGATGCCGCCGTTGAATGGCTGGCTCATGGACTGCTTGCTGCAACTTGGTGGCAAATCGTCCTGTACACGCTGGTGACAACACACATCACGATTGCCAGCGTGACTATTTACCTGCATCGCCATCAAGCGCACCGCTCAATGGACTTGCACGCGATTCCGTCGCACTTTTTCCGCCTCTGGCTTTGGCTGGCAACCGGTCAGGTGACTAAAGAGTGGGTTTCGATTCACCGCAAGCACCACGCTAAATGCGAGACTTCTGAAGATCCACACAGTCCTCACGCGCACGGTATTAAAACCGTGTTCTGGAAGGGTGCAGAGTTGTATCGTGCTGAAAGCAAGAACCGTGAAACCATGGCCAAGTTTGGTCATGGCACGCCTAACGACTGGATTGAACGCAACCTTTATACCCGCTATAGCTGGCAAGGCGTTGGTTTGATGATGATCATCAACCTAGCTCTCTTCGGTGTAGCTGGTCTGTCGGTTTGGGCAATTCAAATGGTTTGGATTCCTGTGACTGCAGCGGGCATCATTAATGGCATTGGTCACTATTGGGGCTACCGCAACTTTGAAGCACCGGACGCGAGCACCAACATCTCGCCATGGGGCATCATGATTGGCGGCGAAGAGTTGCACAACAATCATCACACTTACCCGACTTCGGCGAAGTTTTCGGTCAAGCCTTATGAGTTCGATATTGGTTGGTTCTACATCCGAGCACTCGAGCGCGTAGGACTCGCAACGGTTAAAAAAGTACCGCCTAAACTTCAAGTGGGTTCCCTAAAGGCCGTAGCGGATGAAAAAACGCTGCAAGCTTTGATTGCCCACAGGTATGAAGTCATGGCCGGCTTTGCACGCGAACTCCGCTTGGCAGGCAAGGCTGAAATAGCAGTCCTGAAGGCTAAAAAAGCTGACTTCTCAGTGTTGCTAGCCGCTAACCGCTGGCTGCACCGTGATGCTGACAAGGTTCCGGCGGCTGCTGTATCGCAAGTTGCACAAGCCAGAGCAGAGCATCCCATACTAGACAAGATGGTTACCATGCGCGAAGAGTTGCGTGTGATGTGGATGTCAACTAGCGCAAGCAGCGAGCAGTTGGCTTCTGACTTGCAAGCTTGGTGCCGACGCGCAGAGAACAGCGGCATTGCTGCACTGCATGAGTTCTCTGTCAAATTGCGCACAGCGCGCGCTTAA
- the rpmG gene encoding 50S ribosomal protein L33 encodes MAKGAREKIKLESTAGTGHFYTTTKNKKTTPDKMLIMKFDPKVRKHVEYKEIKLK; translated from the coding sequence ATGGCAAAAGGCGCACGCGAAAAAATCAAGCTGGAATCTACCGCCGGCACAGGTCACTTCTACACGACCACCAAAAACAAGAAGACCACTCCTGACAAAATGCTCATCATGAAGTTCGACCCTAAGGTTCGTAAGCATGTTGAGTACAAGGAAATCAAACTGAAGTAA
- the rpmB gene encoding 50S ribosomal protein L28: protein MARVCQVTGKGPMVGNNVSHANNKTKRRFMPNLQYRRFWVETENRWVRLRVTGAGIRLIDKKGIDEVLVDLRARGEV, encoded by the coding sequence ATGGCACGCGTCTGTCAGGTCACGGGCAAAGGCCCAATGGTGGGGAATAATGTTTCCCACGCAAATAACAAAACCAAGCGCCGGTTCATGCCTAATCTGCAGTACCGTCGCTTCTGGGTCGAAACCGAGAACCGTTGGGTGCGTTTACGCGTCACCGGCGCCGGTATCCGTCTAATCGACAAAAAAGGCATCGACGAAGTCTTGGTTGACTTGCGTGCCCGCGGCGAAGTCTAA